One Phaseolus vulgaris cultivar G19833 chromosome 2, P. vulgaris v2.0, whole genome shotgun sequence DNA window includes the following coding sequences:
- the LOC137812884 gene encoding aldehyde dehydrogenase family 2 member C4-like isoform X2, which yields MSASSDSGNGHNDNSFFNMPTINFTKLFINGNFVHSISGRKFETIDPRTEEVIASVSEGDREDIDVAVEAAREAFDRGPWPRMAATERAKIMVKWAELIEENIDEAAALDTMDAGKLYYFNKFAEIPSATNALRYYAGAADKIHGKVLKMNGDFHAYTLMEPIGVVGHIIPWNAPSFAFFMKVSPSLAAGCTMVLKPAEQTPLSALFYAHLAKLAGIPDGVLNVVPGFGPTAGAAISSHMDIDAVSFTGSIEVGREVMQSAARSNLKPVSLELGGKSPLIIFDDADIDKAADLALIGIMSNKGEVCVASSRVYVQEGIYNEFEKKLVEKAKTWVVGDPFHPKSQQGPQADMKQLKKILSYIEHGNREGATLLTGGNRVGNKGYYIQPTIFSNVKLCRRRWL from the exons ATGAGTGCCTCCTCTGACTCCGGTAATGGCCACAACGATAACTCCTTCTTCAACATGCCTACCATCAACTTTACCAAGCTCTTCATCAATGGAAATTTTGTTCATTCTATATCAG ggAGGAAATTTGAGACCATAGATCCGAGAACAGAAGAGGTAATTGCAAGCGTGAGTGAGGGAGACAGAGAAGACATTGATGTTGCTGTTGAAGCAGCACGTGAAGCATTTGACAGAGGTCCATGGCCTCGCATGGCTGCCACT GAGAGGGCAAAAATAATGGTGAAATGGGCAGAGCTAATTGAGGAAAACATAGATGAAGCAGCAGCATTAGATACCATGGATGCTGGAAAACTGTACTATTTCAACAAGTTTGCAGAAATTCCTTCAGCAACAAATGCTCTGCGTTACTATGCAGGAGCTGCTGATAAAATTCATGGGAAAGTGTTAAAAATGAATGGGGATTTCCATGCATATACACTGATGGAACCCATTGGTGTTGTGGGACACATAATTCCCTGGAATGCTCCTAGTTTTGCATTTTTCATGAAGGTTAGCCCTTCGTTAGCTGCAGGATGCACCATGGTTCTCAAGCCTGCTGAACAAACTCCTCTCTCTGCTTTGTTTTATGCTCATCTTGCTAAGCTC GCTGGAATCCCAGATGGAGTGCTGAATGTGGTACCCGGATTTGGCCCAACTGCTGGTGCAGCAATAAGCTCACACATGGACATAGATGCG GTGAGTTTTACTGGTTCAATTGAAGTGGGGCGTGAAGTGATGCAATCTGCAGCTAGGAGCAATTTAAAACCAGTTTCACTTGAACTAGGAGGCAAGTCTCCTCTCATTATTTTCGATGATGCTGATATAGACAAAGCAGCGGATCTTGCACTCATTGGCATCATGTCTAACAAg GGAGAAGTTTGTGTGGCTAGTTCTCGTGTGTATGTCCAAGAAGGGATCTATAATGAATTTGAAAAGAAGTTGGTGGAGAAGGCAAAAACTTGGGTCGTGGGGGATCCTTTTCATCCCAAATCGCAGCAAGGGCCCCAA GCTGACATGAAGCAATTGAAGAAAATACTTTCCTATATTGAGCATGGAAACAGAGAGGGTGCCACCCTTTTGACAGGAGGTAACAGAGTAGGCAACAAAGGTTACTACATTCAACCCACAATTTTCTCCAATGTAAAG tTATGTAGGAGGAGATGGTTATAG
- the LOC137812883 gene encoding aldehyde dehydrogenase family 2 member C4-like: MAALNNGDSASVNKLPSVKFTKLFINGEFQDSVSGKTFESIDPRTGDVIARISEGDKEDVDIAVRAARYAFDFGPWPRMSGADRGKILMKWAELIDEHAEELATLDAIDAGKLYHICKNLEVPAAANTLRYYAGAADKVHGEVLKMSRQFHAYTLLEPVGVVGHITPWNFPNTMFYIKVAPSLAAGCTMVVKPAEQTPLSALYNAHLAKLAGIPDGVVNVVTGFGPTAGAALSSHMDVDKVSFTGSTQTGREIMQAAAKSNLKQVSLELGGKSPLIIFDDADIDKAVELALIGILYNKGEVCVASSRVFVQEGIYDEFEKKLVEKAKAWVVGDPFDPKVQQGPQVDKEQFEKILSYIEHGKREGATLLTGGKTVGNKGYFIEPTIFSDIKEDMLIAQDEIFGPVMALKKFKTIDEAIKSANNTKYGLAAGIVTKNLDTANTLSRSIRAGTVWINCYLAFGDDVPFGGYKMSGFGKDHGLEALHKYLQVKSVVTPLYNSPWL, translated from the exons ATGGCTGCTCTTAACAATGGCGATTCTGCCTCCGTCAACAAGCTCCCGTCCGTCAAGTTCACCAAGCTTTTCATCAACGGAGAGTTTCAAGACTCTGTGTCAg GGAAGACATTTGAGAGCATAGATCCAAGAACAGGTGATGTAATAGCGAGAATCAGTGAAGGAGACAAAGAAGACGTAGACATTGCCGTTAGAGCAGCACGTTACGCGTTTGACTTTGGTCCTTGGCCACGCATGTCTGGCGCT GATAGAGGTAAAATATTGATGAAATGGGCGGAACTAATTGATGAACACGCAGAAGAACTTGCAACACTAGATGCCATTGATGCGGGGAAGTTGTACCATATATGTAAGAATTTGGAAGTTCCAGCAGCGGCAAACACTCTACGTTACTATGCAGGTGCCGCCGATAAAGTTCATGGAGAGGTCTTGAAAATGTCTCGACAGTTCCATGCGTACACATTACTGGAACCAGTTGGGGTTGTGGGACACATAACTCCTTGGAATTTTCCCAATACCATGTTTTATATTAAGGTTGCTCCTTCTTTAGCTGCTGGTTGCACCATGGTCGTCAAGCCTGCTGAGCAAACACCCCTCTCAGCTTTGTATAATGCTCATCTTGCTAAATTG GCTGGAATTCCAGATGGAGTGGTCAATGTAGTGACAGGATTTGGCCCAACTGCTGGTGCTGCATTAAGCTCACACATGGATGTTGATAAG GTCAGCTTTACTGGTTCAACCCAAACGGGTCGTGAGATAATGCAGGCTGCAGCTAAGAGTAACTTGAAACAAGTTTCACTTGAATTAGGAGGCAAGTCACCGCTCATAATTTTTGACGATGCTGATATAGACAAAGCTGTTGAGCTTGCTTTAATTGGCATCCTATATAACAAG GGAGAAGTTTGTGTAGCAAGTTCTCGTGTATTTGTTCAAGAAGGGATCTATGAtgaatttgagaaaaaattgGTGGAGAAGGCAAAAGCTTGGGTGGTTGGAGATCCTTTTGATCCTAAAGTCCAACAAGGACCACAG GTTGACAAGGAACAATTTGAGAAGATTCTTTCGTATATTGAGCATGGAAAGAGAGAAGGAGCAACCCTTTTGACTGGAGGTAAAACAGTGGGCAACAAGGGCTACTTCATTGAGCCAACAATTTTCTCTGATATAAAG GAGGATATGCTTATAGCACAAGATGAAATATTTGGCCCTGTGATGGCGTTGAAGAAGTTCAA GACGATTGATGAAGCAATTAAAAGTGCTAATAATACTAAGTATGGCTTAGCAGCAGGCATAGTGACCAAGAATTTGGATACAGCAAATACTCTGTCAAGGTCGATTCGTGCAGGTACCGTTTGGATCAATTGCTACTTAGCCTTTGGCGATGATGTTCCCTTTGGAGGGTACAAGATGAGTGGATTTGGAAAAGACCATGGATTGGAAGCCCTTCACAAATACTTGCAAGTTAAATCTGTTGTAACTCCTCTTTACAATTCTCCTTGGCTTTGA
- the LOC137812885 gene encoding leucine-rich repeat extensin-like protein 4: protein MKKKEAHSSNLTFLLLVTLFLCANGSSLTLTHPRHVLSYRDEFGDRGENVSVDPSLVFQNNRLRDAYIALQAWKLAILSDPQNQTTDWVGSQVCTYTGVYCAPALDNPSIQTVAGIDLNHRDIAGYLPEELGLLVDLALFHINSNRFCGTVPHTFHKLILLHELDLSNNRFAGSFPEVVLHLPSLKFLDLRFNEFEGTVPRELFDKDLDAIFINDNRFVFDLPDNFGNSPVSVIVLANNRFHGCIPHSLGNMSNLNEIILMNNEFRSCLPSEIGLLKNLTVFDVSFNQLLGPLPTAVGNAVSLEQLNVAHNLLSGQIPPSICMLPHLLNFTYSSNFFTGEPPACLALPAFDDRLNCLPARPVQRPPAQCQAFLSKPVDCNSFNCKSFVPSPTSPSPVTPSPPSPGTPSPITPSPLPSPSSPPSPVTPSPPSPGTPSPGTPSPPSPGTPSHPSPGTPSPVTPSPSSPPSPATPSPLPSPTTPSPLPTPPAPATHPSPPNPLVPTPPSEPPVVGHSPPPGPVAPSPLPPVHTPPSPVYLPPPHSSPAPPVYSPQPPTPSHLPPPSYTPPSPSPSPTPPYVTHPPPPPAPTFSTPPPSHDYGSSPPPTPHHSPSPHAYPYLSPPPPSPVHFPPPPPCTELPPPPPQSTPSPTPYLPPPSPSHTPYHPPPSPSNTPYHPSPSHSPPPPPPLQYSSPPPPPASPPPVSPPPPVVYQNPPPAPVYEGPLPPIVGLPYASPPPPPFY from the coding sequence atgaagaagaaagaagcaCACTCCTCCAATCTCACATTCCTCCTCTTGGTCACACTCTTCTTATGTGCCAATGGTTCCTCTCTCACGCTCACCCACCCACGCCACGTTCTCTCCTACAGGGACGAGTTTGGCGACAGAGGAGAGAATGTGAGCGTAGACCCTTCCCTTGTTTTCCAAAATAACCGTCTCAGAGACGCTTACATTGCCTTGCAAGCTTGGAAGCTAGCCATTTTATCTGATCCCCAAAACCAGACAACCGACTGGGTAGGATCCCAAGTTTGTACCTACACCGGAGTTTACTGTGCACCCGCGCTCGACAACCCCTCCATCCAAACGGTGGCCGGCATTGATCTCAACCATCGCGACATTGCCGGCTACTTACCGGAGGAGCTCGGTTTGCTCGTAGATCTTGCACTCTTCCACATCAACTCCAACAGATTCTGCGGCACTGTGCCCCACACCTTCCACAAGTTGATACTCCTCCACGAGCTGGATCTCAGTAACAACCGCTTCGCCGGGAGCTTCCCCGAGGTGGTTCTGCACCTTCCTTCGCTCAAGTTCTTGGATCTCAGGTTCAACGAATTCGAAGGAACTGTGCCCAGGGAATTGTTCGATAAAGATCTCGACGCCATTTTCATCAACGACAATCGTTTCGTCTTTGATCTTCCCGACAACTTCGGCAACTCCCCCGTGTCCGTCATCGTCCTCGCCAACAATAGGTTCCATGGCTGCATTCCGCACAGCCTCGGCAACATGTCCAACCTCAACGAGATCATTCTCATGAACAACGAATTCCGCTCCTGCTTGCCCTCCGAGATAGGCTTGTTGAAGAACCTCACGGTGTTCGACGTCAGCTTTAACCAACTTCTTGGTCCTTTACCCACGGCCGTTGGAAACGCCGTCAGCTTGGAGCAGCTCAACGTGGCCCACAACTTGCTCTCCGGTCAAATTCCTCCTAGTATTTGTATGTTGCCTCATCTCCTCAACTTCACTTACTCCTCTAACTTCTTCACCGGCGAACCTCCCGCCTGCCTCGCCTTGCCGGCGTTTGACGATAGACTCAACTGCTTGCCGGCGAGGCCCGTTCAGAGGCCTCCGGCGCAATGTCAGGCTTTCTTGTCTAAGCCTGTCGATTGTAACTCCTTTAACTGCAAATCGTTTGTTCCTTCACCAACATCACCTTCACCTGTAACTCCTTCACCTCCATCACCTGGTACACCTTCACCTATAACTCCTTCGCCGTTACCTTCGCCTTCATCGCCACCTTCACCTGTAACTCCTTCACCCCCATCACCTGGTACACCTTCACCCGGAACTCCTTCACCTCCATCACCTGGGACTCCTTCGCATCCATCACCTGGGACACCTTCACCTGTAACTCCTTCGCCTTCATCGCCTCCTTCACCTGCTACTCCTTCACCATTACCTTCACCTACAACACCTTCACCACTGCCTACACCTCCAGCGCCTGCAACACATCCTTCGCCACCGAACCCACTGGTACCTACACCTCCTTCGGAACCACCGGTGGTCGGACATTCCCCTCCACCAGGACCGGTGGCACCTTCCCCACTACCACCCGTTCATACTCCTCCTTCTCCGGTGTATTTGCCACCACCACATTCTTCCCCTGCTCCACCTGTCTACTCTCCACAACCTCCAACACCTTCACATTTGCCGCCTCCGTCATATACTCCaccttctccttcaccttctccaACGCCACCCTATGTTACCCACCCTCCGCCGCCGCCGGCCCCAACCTTCTCGACACCACCACCTTCACATGATTACGGCTCATCGCCACCTCCAACACCTCATCACTCACCCTCACCTCATGCATATCCTTATTTATCACCCCCACCACCTTCTCCTGTTCATTTTCCACCTCCACCACCTTGTACAGAACTTCCTCCACCCCCTCCTCAATCAACACCTTCTCCCACACCTTACCTTCCACCACCATCCCCATCTCACACACCTTATCACCCACCACCATCCCCTTCTAACACTCCTTATCACCCATCACCATCCCATTCTCCCCCTCCCCCTCCACCGCTTCAATACAGTTCGCCGCCGCCGCCGCCGGCATCTCCGCCACCCGTTTCTCCACCGCCACCTGTTGTGTACCAAAACCCACCACCTGCCCCTGTATATGAAGGGCCATTGCCACCCATCGTTGGACTCCCATACGCATCGCCTCCACCACCACCCTTTTATTGA
- the LOC137812884 gene encoding aldehyde dehydrogenase 1-like isoform X1: MSASSDSGNGHNDNSFFNMPTINFTKLFINGNFVHSISGRKFETIDPRTEEVIASVSEGDREDIDVAVEAAREAFDRGPWPRMAATERAKIMVKWAELIEENIDEAAALDTMDAGKLYYFNKFAEIPSATNALRYYAGAADKIHGKVLKMNGDFHAYTLMEPIGVVGHIIPWNAPSFAFFMKVSPSLAAGCTMVLKPAEQTPLSALFYAHLAKLAGIPDGVLNVVPGFGPTAGAAISSHMDIDAVSFTGSIEVGREVMQSAARSNLKPVSLELGGKSPLIIFDDADIDKAADLALIGIMSNKGEVCVASSRVYVQEGIYNEFEKKLVEKAKTWVVGDPFHPKSQQGPQADMKQLKKILSYIEHGNREGATLLTGGNRVGNKGYYIQPTIFSNVKEEMVIAQEEIFGPVLALMKFKRMEEAIKSGNNSKYGLAAGIMTKNIDTANTMSRSIRAGVVWINCYFVLGSDVPFGGYKMSGFGKDSGLEALHKYLQTKSVVTPIYNSPWL, from the exons ATGAGTGCCTCCTCTGACTCCGGTAATGGCCACAACGATAACTCCTTCTTCAACATGCCTACCATCAACTTTACCAAGCTCTTCATCAATGGAAATTTTGTTCATTCTATATCAG ggAGGAAATTTGAGACCATAGATCCGAGAACAGAAGAGGTAATTGCAAGCGTGAGTGAGGGAGACAGAGAAGACATTGATGTTGCTGTTGAAGCAGCACGTGAAGCATTTGACAGAGGTCCATGGCCTCGCATGGCTGCCACT GAGAGGGCAAAAATAATGGTGAAATGGGCAGAGCTAATTGAGGAAAACATAGATGAAGCAGCAGCATTAGATACCATGGATGCTGGAAAACTGTACTATTTCAACAAGTTTGCAGAAATTCCTTCAGCAACAAATGCTCTGCGTTACTATGCAGGAGCTGCTGATAAAATTCATGGGAAAGTGTTAAAAATGAATGGGGATTTCCATGCATATACACTGATGGAACCCATTGGTGTTGTGGGACACATAATTCCCTGGAATGCTCCTAGTTTTGCATTTTTCATGAAGGTTAGCCCTTCGTTAGCTGCAGGATGCACCATGGTTCTCAAGCCTGCTGAACAAACTCCTCTCTCTGCTTTGTTTTATGCTCATCTTGCTAAGCTC GCTGGAATCCCAGATGGAGTGCTGAATGTGGTACCCGGATTTGGCCCAACTGCTGGTGCAGCAATAAGCTCACACATGGACATAGATGCG GTGAGTTTTACTGGTTCAATTGAAGTGGGGCGTGAAGTGATGCAATCTGCAGCTAGGAGCAATTTAAAACCAGTTTCACTTGAACTAGGAGGCAAGTCTCCTCTCATTATTTTCGATGATGCTGATATAGACAAAGCAGCGGATCTTGCACTCATTGGCATCATGTCTAACAAg GGAGAAGTTTGTGTGGCTAGTTCTCGTGTGTATGTCCAAGAAGGGATCTATAATGAATTTGAAAAGAAGTTGGTGGAGAAGGCAAAAACTTGGGTCGTGGGGGATCCTTTTCATCCCAAATCGCAGCAAGGGCCCCAA GCTGACATGAAGCAATTGAAGAAAATACTTTCCTATATTGAGCATGGAAACAGAGAGGGTGCCACCCTTTTGACAGGAGGTAACAGAGTAGGCAACAAAGGTTACTACATTCAACCCACAATTTTCTCCAATGTAAAG GAGGAGATGGTTATAGCACAAGAGGAAATATTTGGCCCTGTATTGGCGTTGATGAAGTTCAA GAGAATGGAGGAAGCAATTAAAAGTGGGAACAATAGCAAGTACGGTTTAGCAGCAGGTATTATGACGAAGAATATAGATACTGCAAACACCATGTCAAGATCCATTCGTGCAGGTGTTGTTTGGATTAACTGCTATTTTGTTTTGGGGAGTGACGTTCCTTTTGGAGGGTACAAGATGAGTGGATTTGGAAAAGACTCGGGATTGGAGGCCCTTCATAAATACTTGCAAACTAAATCTGTTGTTACTCCTATTTACAATTCTCCTTGGCTTTGA